A window of the Bacteroides thetaiotaomicron VPI-5482 genome harbors these coding sequences:
- a CDS encoding RHS repeat protein, giving the protein MKKSIFLSFILCLCLVACIPQQAMAQKQSRMEKLLRYLNDNDADKWQKNREKLDDETKAYYAEDLSLMDVLNDLWNGQSEQAATLYFGCYEKAAQNNFPSICEGEKIPLSQIRDKADQSIINLLEASKDKIPFSRALLDSIHATEYPVDSAMLQRLQNIREVALLEGMLKAPTPIIYQTYVKEYPNGKFIAQVNASENVRLYQLVKTAPTPANFKAFFEDPEMQKYYQDRGPRPYLAEVRTLYDDFLFQRIDSLKKEGNATAIRQIIDDYKNTPYLSTGARTHLNDLEYLSEKADFELLKPAIVNSESLGLLQEFLKTHKYKEFRDQAKNLRAPFILQAIVSTPTTVKYYTQGRLIKCCETDSTGNITTSYTYNDKGQLTTTLSVTEKNGQPINEVQTSRLYDPQGHCIFEVKTNPKTKTDFYRRARRIGIDGSIESDSLKYMDGRYTVSSYNKQGLLTETKEYNKNGEMEGYTVNKYDDKGRMTESQHQNMLFVNSPNQILSQKELYEYDKYGYLTRIVYQRIFGNSQKTSGCLTCLYDEYGNRIDGDSYYEYDNTGQWICRTSYDNPQQVERIQYIYK; this is encoded by the coding sequence ATGAAAAAGAGTATATTTTTATCATTTATTTTATGTTTGTGCCTTGTCGCCTGCATACCACAGCAAGCAATGGCACAAAAGCAAAGCCGCATGGAAAAGCTGCTGAGGTATCTGAACGACAATGACGCCGACAAATGGCAGAAGAACAGGGAAAAACTGGATGACGAAACAAAGGCGTACTATGCCGAAGATTTATCATTGATGGACGTCCTCAACGACCTGTGGAACGGACAGAGCGAACAGGCAGCCACCCTCTATTTCGGCTGCTACGAGAAAGCCGCCCAAAATAACTTCCCCAGTATCTGTGAAGGGGAAAAGATTCCGCTTTCTCAGATACGGGACAAGGCGGACCAGTCCATTATCAACCTGCTGGAGGCCTCGAAAGATAAAATTCCTTTCAGCCGGGCACTGCTGGACAGCATTCACGCCACCGAATATCCGGTTGACTCCGCCATGCTGCAACGGCTGCAGAACATCCGCGAGGTGGCGCTGCTGGAAGGAATGCTCAAAGCCCCCACTCCCATCATTTACCAGACTTACGTCAAGGAGTATCCCAACGGCAAATTTATCGCACAAGTCAACGCCTCCGAAAACGTACGGCTCTACCAACTGGTGAAGACGGCCCCGACTCCTGCAAACTTCAAAGCCTTCTTTGAAGACCCCGAAATGCAGAAGTATTATCAAGACAGAGGTCCGCGCCCCTATCTTGCCGAGGTCCGTACCTTATACGATGATTTCCTGTTCCAACGTATCGACAGCCTGAAAAAAGAAGGAAATGCCACCGCCATCCGGCAGATTATCGATGATTATAAGAACACACCTTATCTGTCCACCGGTGCACGGACTCACCTGAACGATCTTGAATATCTCAGTGAAAAGGCAGACTTCGAGCTTCTGAAACCGGCAATAGTCAACTCCGAATCGCTCGGTTTATTGCAGGAATTCCTCAAAACACACAAGTATAAGGAATTTCGTGACCAGGCAAAGAATTTGCGTGCTCCATTTATCCTGCAAGCCATCGTTTCCACCCCGACTACTGTAAAATATTACACTCAAGGACGATTGATAAAGTGCTGCGAGACCGACAGCACCGGCAATATTACGACCAGCTACACCTACAATGACAAGGGGCAGCTTACCACCACATTATCCGTGACTGAAAAGAACGGGCAACCCATCAACGAGGTGCAAACCAGCAGGCTGTACGACCCGCAAGGCCACTGCATCTTCGAAGTGAAGACTAATCCGAAAACCAAAACGGACTTCTACCGCCGTGCACGCCGCATCGGTATCGACGGAAGCATCGAAAGCGATTCCCTAAAATACATGGACGGCAGATATACCGTCAGCAGCTACAACAAGCAGGGATTACTGACGGAAACCAAAGAGTACAACAAGAACGGGGAAATGGAGGGATATACAGTCAACAAATATGATGACAAAGGCAGAATGACCGAATCTCAGCATCAGAATATGCTCTTTGTCAATTCGCCCAACCAGATTCTCTCGCAAAAAGAACTGTATGAATATGATAAATACGGATACCTCACCCGCATCGTCTACCAACGTATCTTCGGCAACAGCCAGAAGACGTCCGGCTGCCTGACCTGCCTGTACGACGAGTACGGAAACCGGATCGACGGTGACTCCTATTACGAATATGACAATACGGGACAATGGATATGCCGCACCAGCTATGACAACCCGCAGCAAGTGGAACGTATACAGTACATTTATAAATAA
- a CDS encoding ATP-dependent helicase, with translation MNTNYIEELNESQCAAVTYNDGPSLVIAGAGSGKTRVLTYKIAYLLENGYQPWNILALTFTNKAAREMKDRIARQVGMERARYLWMGTFHSVFSRILRAEAKYIGFTSQFTIYDSADSKSLIRSIIKEMGLDEKTYKPGMVQARISSAKNHLVSPTGYAANKEAYEGDMAAKVPAVREIYTRYWERCRQAGAMDFDDLLVYTYILFRDFPEVLARYREQFRYVLVDEYQDTNYAQHSIVLQLTKENQRVCVVGDDAQSIYSFRGADIDNILYFTKVYPNTKVFKLEQNYRSTQTIVCAANSLIEKNERQIRKEVFSEKERGEPIGVFQAYSDVEEGDIVANKIAELRREHSYGYADFAILYRTNAQSRVFEEALRKRSMPYKIYGGLSFYQRKEIKDVIAYFRLVVNPNDEEAFKRIINYPARGIGDTTVGKIISAATENGVSLWAALCEPLSYGLNINKGTHTKLQGFRELIEGFMTDQVDKSAYEIGTDIIRRSGIINDVCQDTSPENLSRKENIEELVNGMNDFCALRQEEGNPNISLTDFLSEIALLTDQDSDKADDGEKITLMTVHSAKGLEFKNVFVVGLEENLFPSGMVGDSPRALEEERRLFYVAITRAEEHCYISFAKTRFRYGKMEFGSPSRFLRDIDVNYLRLPHEAGVSRSVDEGAGRFRREIEGGFTRAASPTRTPYGTKFSDRERPKAQVIAPTVPKNLKKVSAVSGSSIRSASAGSASVTGVQAGQMIEHERFGLGEVIRVEGTGDNAKATIHFKNAGDKQLLLRFARFKVIE, from the coding sequence ATGAATACCAACTATATAGAGGAATTAAATGAGAGTCAGTGTGCAGCAGTGACTTATAACGACGGGCCTTCGCTGGTGATAGCCGGTGCAGGTTCGGGAAAGACACGTGTGTTGACTTATAAAATTGCCTATCTGCTGGAAAACGGCTATCAACCGTGGAACATCCTCGCACTGACCTTTACCAATAAGGCGGCGCGTGAGATGAAAGATCGTATAGCCCGTCAGGTGGGCATGGAGCGGGCACGTTATTTGTGGATGGGTACCTTCCATTCTGTCTTTTCCCGTATTCTCCGTGCCGAAGCAAAGTATATCGGATTCACTTCCCAATTTACTATTTATGATTCGGCGGATAGTAAAAGTCTGATCCGTTCCATCATCAAGGAGATGGGACTGGACGAAAAGACATATAAGCCGGGGATGGTGCAGGCCCGCATTTCGAGTGCCAAAAACCATTTGGTTTCTCCTACGGGATATGCCGCCAACAAAGAAGCGTATGAAGGAGATATGGCAGCCAAAGTGCCCGCTGTCCGTGAAATATATACCCGTTACTGGGAAAGATGCCGTCAGGCGGGAGCTATGGATTTCGATGATCTGCTGGTGTATACGTATATTCTGTTCCGCGACTTTCCGGAAGTGCTGGCCCGTTATAGGGAGCAGTTCCGTTATGTGCTGGTGGACGAGTATCAGGATACGAATTATGCCCAGCATAGCATCGTACTCCAGTTGACGAAAGAAAATCAGCGTGTTTGTGTGGTAGGCGATGATGCGCAGAGTATTTACTCTTTCCGTGGAGCGGATATTGATAATATCCTTTATTTCACGAAGGTTTATCCTAACACGAAAGTCTTTAAACTGGAGCAGAATTATCGTTCTACGCAAACCATTGTCTGTGCTGCCAACAGTCTGATCGAAAAGAATGAACGTCAGATTCGGAAAGAAGTATTCTCTGAAAAAGAACGGGGCGAACCGATTGGCGTGTTTCAGGCTTACAGTGATGTGGAAGAAGGGGATATCGTAGCCAATAAGATAGCTGAACTGCGTCGGGAACATAGTTACGGCTATGCTGATTTTGCCATATTATACCGTACGAATGCGCAGAGCCGTGTTTTCGAGGAGGCTCTTCGGAAACGGAGTATGCCCTATAAAATCTATGGCGGACTTTCATTCTACCAGCGTAAGGAGATTAAGGACGTCATTGCTTACTTCCGCTTGGTAGTGAACCCGAATGATGAAGAAGCATTCAAGCGAATCATTAATTATCCTGCCCGTGGCATCGGTGATACGACAGTTGGAAAAATCATCTCCGCTGCCACTGAAAATGGTGTCAGTCTTTGGGCGGCGCTTTGCGAACCATTGAGCTACGGGCTGAACATTAATAAAGGTACGCACACCAAACTGCAAGGTTTCCGTGAACTGATAGAAGGCTTTATGACCGATCAGGTGGACAAGAGTGCGTATGAGATAGGAACGGATATTATCCGCCGGTCCGGCATCATCAATGATGTCTGTCAGGATACTTCGCCGGAGAATCTGAGTCGTAAGGAAAACATTGAGGAATTGGTGAATGGTATGAATGATTTCTGCGCGTTGCGGCAGGAAGAAGGCAACCCGAATATTTCTCTGACAGATTTCCTTTCGGAGATTGCCTTGCTTACTGATCAGGACTCGGACAAAGCGGATGATGGAGAAAAGATAACGTTGATGACCGTTCATTCGGCCAAGGGGCTGGAGTTCAAAAACGTATTCGTAGTGGGGCTGGAAGAAAACCTTTTCCCTAGTGGTATGGTGGGCGATTCTCCGCGTGCTCTGGAAGAGGAGCGCCGTTTGTTCTACGTGGCCATTACCCGTGCCGAAGAACATTGTTATATTTCTTTTGCCAAGACCCGTTTCCGTTATGGAAAGATGGAGTTTGGAAGTCCCAGCCGTTTCTTGCGCGATATCGATGTGAATTATTTGCGGTTGCCGCATGAGGCGGGAGTCAGCCGGTCGGTAGACGAAGGTGCGGGGCGTTTCCGCAGGGAGATCGAAGGTGGATTTACACGTGCGGCATCTCCTACACGAACGCCTTATGGTACTAAATTTTCTGATCGTGAACGTCCGAAGGCTCAGGTGATTGCGCCCACTGTGCCGAAGAATTTGAAGAAGGTCAGTGCGGTGAGTGGAAGCAGTATACGGTCGGCTTCAGCCGGCTCGGCATCTGTAACAGGAGTACAGGCGGGGCAGATGATAGAACACGAACGTTTCGGCTTGGGCGAAGTGATCAGGGTAGAAGGAACGGGTGATAATGCAAAAGCAACGATTCATTTTAAAAATGCAGGGGACAAGCAACTATTGTTGCGTTTTGCACGTTTTAAAGTGATAGAGTAA
- a CDS encoding TolB-like 6-bladed beta-propeller domain-containing protein gives MKSKNIILLFTLALPLFSCSESQKRVSFSESTTAKSTALKETFISIPMDIKKKGDILYAGDFKGDSLLYCYSLSEQRFVNQMLPQGQGPDEFLSPVEFFLSDSSAFIHNRWHFTAQNYIFNTKDFSIQRQGELIHLPMSIDRVYPISESRFIASGVFEDCRFLILDNDGNVISKCGDFPNYQSGEENIPNTAKGMFHQSQFGYNTDRKRLACATNNVLELWDYKPETLTLHKRLLLAPYHYQFNSSPDGVYAESDNPDAELGARGIAVSNNYVYVLYNPNTNRMHEEQKETLNSEIWVFDWEGKPIRKILPDTHIECFCVDETDTSFYCVMTAPDYCIGIVSPSH, from the coding sequence ATGAAATCTAAAAACATCATTCTATTGTTTACTTTGGCATTGCCATTGTTCAGTTGTAGTGAATCACAAAAAAGAGTATCCTTTAGCGAAAGCACAACTGCTAAATCTACCGCTTTGAAGGAAACCTTTATCTCCATTCCAATGGATATAAAAAAGAAAGGAGATATCTTATATGCCGGTGATTTTAAAGGAGACAGCCTTTTATACTGCTATAGTCTTAGTGAACAACGCTTTGTAAATCAAATGCTGCCACAAGGACAAGGACCTGATGAATTTTTAAGCCCTGTCGAATTCTTTCTGTCTGATTCGTCTGCCTTCATACACAATCGATGGCACTTCACAGCGCAAAACTATATATTCAACACGAAAGACTTTTCCATCCAGCGACAAGGAGAGTTGATACACCTGCCCATGAGCATTGACAGAGTCTATCCGATAAGCGAATCACGCTTTATAGCGTCCGGTGTTTTTGAAGATTGCAGATTCCTTATTTTAGATAATGACGGCAATGTTATATCCAAATGCGGCGACTTCCCGAACTATCAAAGTGGAGAAGAAAACATACCCAATACGGCTAAAGGTATGTTTCATCAATCACAATTCGGTTACAACACCGACCGGAAACGTCTGGCATGTGCTACCAATAATGTACTTGAGCTATGGGACTATAAGCCGGAAACATTAACGCTCCATAAAAGACTATTGTTAGCACCCTATCATTATCAGTTCAATTCAAGCCCAGACGGTGTGTATGCGGAAAGTGATAATCCTGATGCCGAACTGGGAGCACGAGGCATTGCCGTTTCCAATAACTATGTTTATGTACTGTATAACCCAAACACCAATCGGATGCACGAAGAACAAAAAGAAACTCTAAACAGCGAGATTTGGGTTTTCGACTGGGAAGGAAAACCGATACGTAAAATTTTGCCAGATACTCATATAGAATGCTTCTGTGTAGATGAAACCGATACTTCATTTTATTGTGTAATGACTGCACCGGACTATTGTATTGGGATAGTGTCACCATCCCATTAA
- a CDS encoding AAA family ATPase, translated as MTKEINPFIVTGKIEPEYFCDRVKESERLVKSLTNGNNLVIISPRRMGKTGLIRFCYEKPEIKEEYYTFFIDILHTSSLREFTYLLGKEIYETLLPRSKKMASLFIQTVKSINGKFGFDPLTNLPTFNLELGDIDRPEYTLEEIFQCLIAADKPCIVAIDEFQQIAKYPEKNIEALLRTHIQTIENSNFIFAGSERHMMQEMFLSSSRPFYHSADILELKAIVPEIYIPFIADHFQKRKRHIEIENIEKVYRLFKGHTFYIQKTFNEAFADTPKGKECTLEIIKTAIDNLIAYNDTIFREILSNIPEKQKELLYAIAKVGEAENVTSAKFIKRYSLTSASSVQSATKKLLEKDIITEINKVYSVTDKFFGMWINTIYGNKYTL; from the coding sequence ATGACTAAAGAAATTAACCCATTTATAGTAACTGGAAAAATAGAACCCGAGTACTTCTGCGATCGCGTGAAAGAATCAGAGAGGCTGGTTAAATCATTAACCAATGGCAATAACCTTGTCATTATCTCACCCAGAAGAATGGGTAAAACGGGACTAATCCGTTTCTGTTATGAGAAACCTGAAATAAAAGAAGAATATTATACTTTCTTCATTGACATACTCCATACATCAAGCTTAAGAGAATTCACTTATCTGCTTGGCAAAGAAATTTATGAAACACTATTGCCCCGCAGTAAGAAAATGGCAAGCCTGTTTATCCAGACAGTTAAATCAATCAATGGTAAATTCGGATTTGACCCGCTGACCAATCTACCTACTTTCAATCTGGAACTGGGAGATATTGATCGACCCGAATATACACTGGAAGAAATATTTCAATGTCTGATAGCAGCAGACAAACCTTGTATTGTTGCCATCGACGAGTTTCAACAAATTGCTAAATATCCCGAGAAGAATATAGAAGCATTACTACGCACACACATACAGACAATAGAAAACAGTAACTTCATCTTTGCCGGAAGTGAACGGCATATGATGCAGGAAATGTTTCTATCTTCATCCCGTCCATTCTACCACAGTGCCGATATTTTGGAACTGAAAGCCATTGTACCGGAAATCTATATACCATTTATCGCAGACCATTTCCAAAAAAGAAAACGGCATATTGAAATCGAAAATATAGAAAAAGTATATCGGCTATTCAAAGGACATACCTTTTATATTCAAAAAACATTCAATGAAGCTTTTGCAGATACACCGAAAGGGAAAGAATGTACACTGGAAATTATCAAAACAGCTATAGATAACCTTATTGCATATAATGATACAATCTTTCGGGAAATCTTATCTAATATTCCCGAAAAGCAGAAGGAATTGCTTTATGCCATTGCCAAAGTAGGTGAAGCAGAAAACGTCACATCAGCGAAATTTATCAAACGATACAGTCTGACATCCGCAAGTTCTGTACAGTCCGCAACTAAAAAACTGCTTGAAAAAGACATTATTACAGAAATCAATAAAGTATATTCGGTTACCGACAAGTTCTTTGGTATGTGGATCAATACTATTTATGGCAATAAATATACCCTTTAG
- a CDS encoding 6-bladed beta-propeller, with the protein MIGRNNSSLIGLVHVGRVIMIIFLTMSSCQRQVSCHKDGIEIIDILNKDCPIQIDLYDIVDSIKYIPLETSECLLSDIECIKNDGNFYFVKDSRGLFVFDEEGHFINEISHRGIGPDEYVYSDNFYLDRDNKLVCLICNSARKILQYSYIGTYSNTIQLNAKDANIESAMMCGEGELIAYYPLSNDYSLSKSEYSTFRIKNNLLIGETLLKAKKMATQNVHYSFLHYPIALLDDQYFFISVLSNELFVYEEGKIMSRYYLNMPENEPSESFIEEHKDLGFFELIETLKKNNIGWGITAIESSSDYLFMSISNKSTVIWDKKRSIQISSIYDSNLNLYSDLLLPGGVSNEHLGFYSADFLCAEKDLILEGTDKSLAKLVETLLEDDNPIVYQYFFKKNAIDILIEKYGI; encoded by the coding sequence ATGATTGGTAGAAATAATAGTTCGTTGATAGGATTGGTACATGTGGGAAGAGTTATTATGATAATTTTTCTAACTATGTCATCCTGTCAACGACAGGTTTCATGTCATAAAGATGGCATTGAAATCATTGATATTTTGAATAAAGATTGTCCTATACAAATCGACTTGTATGACATTGTAGATAGTATCAAATATATTCCTTTGGAAACAAGTGAATGCTTGTTGAGTGATATTGAATGTATAAAGAATGATGGAAATTTTTACTTTGTAAAAGATTCTAGAGGATTATTTGTTTTTGATGAAGAAGGACATTTTATTAATGAAATAAGTCATAGAGGAATAGGGCCTGATGAATATGTTTATTCGGATAATTTCTATTTAGATCGTGATAATAAGTTAGTATGTCTTATCTGTAATTCAGCGAGAAAGATTTTGCAGTATAGCTATATTGGAACTTACTCTAATACAATTCAATTAAATGCCAAAGATGCTAACATTGAATCTGCTATGATGTGTGGTGAAGGAGAGCTTATTGCGTATTATCCGTTATCCAATGATTATTCTCTAAGCAAAAGTGAATACAGTACATTTAGAATCAAGAATAACTTATTAATTGGCGAAACATTATTAAAAGCAAAAAAAATGGCAACCCAAAATGTACATTATTCTTTTTTGCATTATCCAATAGCGTTATTAGATGATCAATATTTCTTTATATCAGTTTTATCGAATGAGCTTTTTGTATATGAGGAGGGGAAAATTATGTCTAGATATTATCTAAATATGCCGGAAAATGAGCCAAGTGAGAGTTTTATAGAAGAACATAAAGACTTGGGCTTTTTTGAATTGATTGAAACATTGAAAAAAAATAATATAGGTTGGGGAATCACTGCTATTGAATCTTCTTCAGATTATTTATTTATGTCAATTAGTAATAAAAGTACGGTGATTTGGGATAAAAAAAGATCAATTCAAATATCTAGTATTTATGATTCTAATTTGAATCTTTATTCAGATTTGCTTTTACCTGGCGGAGTATCAAATGAGCATTTAGGCTTTTATTCTGCTGATTTTCTCTGCGCTGAAAAAGATCTAATATTGGAAGGTACAGATAAATCTCTTGCTAAATTGGTTGAAACTTTATTAGAAGACGATAATCCTATTGTGTATCAATATTTTTTTAAGAAAAATGCTATAGATATATTAATTGAAAAATATGGGATTTGA